A part of Vulpes lagopus strain Blue_001 chromosome 4, ASM1834538v1, whole genome shotgun sequence genomic DNA contains:
- the SARAF gene encoding store-operated calcium entry-associated regulatory factor isoform X1, with protein MAAGGGPEAAGRRALLRLLCLLLLAGPALGWNDPDRILLRDIKALTLHHDRYTTSRRLDPIPQLKCVGGTAGCDSYTPKVIQCQNKGWDGYDVQWECKTDLDIAYKFGKTMVSCEGYEFSEDQYVLRGSCGLEYNLDYTELGLKKLRESGKNHGFNSFSNYYDKLYSPDSSGIHGLITILVLLAIAYGVYKLFLSDGQDSPPPYSEYPPNSYHYQRFANSAGPPPSGFKSEYTGPHGATSGFGSAFTGQQGFDNSGPGFWTGLGTGGILGYLFGSNRAATPFSDSWYYPSHPPSYSSTWNSRAYSPLRGTSGSYSASSSSETRTRTASGYGGTRRR; from the exons ACAGAATATTGTTGCGGGACATAAAAGCTCTTACCCTCCATCATGACCGCTATACCACCTCTCGTAGGCTGGATCCAATCCCACAGTTGAAATGTGTTGGAGGCACAGCTGGATGTGATTCTTACACCCCAAAAGTCATACAATGTCAGAACAAAGGTTGGGATGGGTATGATGTACAG TGGGAATGTAAGACCGATTTAGATATTGCgtataaatttggaaaaactaTGGTGAGCTGTGAAGGCTATGAATTCTCTGAAGACCAGTATGTACTAAGAGGTTCCTGTGGCTTGGAGTATAACTTAGATTACACAGAACTTGGCCTGAAGAAATTGAGAGAGTCTGGAAAAAACCATGGCTTTAACTCTTTCTCTAATTATTATGACAAGCTGTACTCCCCAGATTCTAGTGGCATCCATGGATTGATTACCATTCTGGTACTACTTGCTATTGCTTATGGAGTTTATAAATTGTTCCTTAGTGATGGTCAAGATTCTCCTCCACCTTATTCTGAGTATCCTCCAAATTCCTATCATTATCAGAGATTCGCTAACTCAGCAGGACCTCCTCCCTCAGGCTTTAAGTCTGAATACACAG gacCACATGGTGCAACTTCTGGTTTTGGCAGTGCTTTCACAGGACAACAAGGATTTGACAATTCAGGACCAGGGTTTTGGACTGGCTTGGGAACTGGAGGAATATTAGGATATTTGTTTGGCAGCAATAG AGCAGCAACACCCTTTTCAGACTCATGGTACTACCCATCTCATCCTCCTTCCTACTCCAGCACATGGAATAGCCGTGCTTACTCACCACTTCGGGGAACCTCAGGTAGCTATTCGGCATCTTCAAGCTCAGAGACAAGAACCAGAACAGCGTCAG GATATGGTGGTACCAGAAGACGATAA